In Desulfarculaceae bacterium, the following are encoded in one genomic region:
- the ftsA gene encoding cell division protein FtsA, translated as MKKGGEIIVGLDIGTTKICAVVGEVTAEGVEVLGMGSHPSEGLRKGVVVNIETTVGSIKKAVEEAELMSGVEITTVSTGIAGGHVKGFNSHGVVAVKGDEVSAKDKERVVDNARAVAIPTDREVIHILPQQFTLDGRSGITDPVGMSGLRLEADVHLVTGAVASVHNLIKCCNSAGLDVGDIVLQSLASAEAVLTPEERDLGVILVDFGGGTTDLALFAGQAIKHTAGVALGGNNLTTDLAMGLRTPVASAEKLKRNFGSCLISLVGRDEAVTVEGVGGRPPQKVSRAIIAEILEARVEEILSLAQVELEQVVDAPALAGGVVITGGSSLIEGMEEMAEQIFNMPSRLGFPLGVGGLSDVVNNPMYATAVGLLLYGAHNRDEEKFRIRDQKIFNRVTKRMRKWFKEVI; from the coding sequence ATGAAAAAGGGCGGCGAAATAATCGTGGGCCTGGACATAGGCACCACCAAGATCTGCGCCGTGGTGGGCGAGGTCACCGCCGAAGGCGTCGAGGTCCTGGGCATGGGCAGCCATCCCTCCGAGGGCCTGCGCAAGGGGGTGGTGGTCAACATCGAGACCACGGTAGGCAGCATCAAAAAGGCGGTGGAAGAGGCCGAGCTGATGTCCGGGGTGGAGATAACCACCGTGAGCACCGGCATCGCCGGGGGCCACGTCAAGGGCTTCAACTCCCACGGCGTGGTGGCGGTCAAGGGCGACGAGGTGAGTGCCAAGGACAAGGAGCGGGTGGTGGACAACGCCCGGGCGGTGGCCATCCCCACCGACCGCGAGGTGATCCACATCCTGCCCCAGCAGTTCACCCTGGACGGCCGCAGCGGCATCACCGACCCGGTGGGCATGAGCGGCCTGCGCCTGGAGGCCGACGTGCACTTGGTCACCGGCGCGGTGGCCAGCGTGCACAATCTGATCAAGTGCTGCAACAGCGCCGGGCTGGACGTGGGCGACATCGTCCTGCAATCCCTGGCCAGCGCCGAGGCGGTGCTGACCCCCGAGGAACGCGACCTGGGGGTGATTCTGGTGGACTTCGGCGGCGGCACCACCGACCTGGCCCTGTTCGCGGGCCAGGCCATCAAGCACACCGCCGGGGTGGCCTTGGGGGGCAACAACCTCACCACCGATTTGGCCATGGGGCTTCGCACCCCGGTGGCCTCGGCCGAAAAGCTCAAGCGCAACTTCGGCTCCTGCCTGATCTCCCTGGTGGGCCGCGACGAGGCGGTGACCGTGGAGGGCGTGGGCGGGCGGCCGCCGCAAAAGGTGAGCCGGGCCATCATCGCCGAGATCCTGGAGGCGCGGGTGGAGGAGATCCTCTCCCTGGCCCAGGTGGAGCTGGAGCAGGTGGTGGACGCCCCGGCCCTGGCCGGCGGCGTGGTCATCACCGGCGGCTCCTCGCTCATCGAGGGCATGGAGGAGATGGCCGAGCAGATTTTCAACATGCCTTCCCGCCTGGGCTTCCCCCTGGGCGTGGGGGGCCTCAGTGACGTGGTCAACAATCCGATGTACGCAACTGCGGTGGGCCTGCTGCTCTACGGCGCGCACAACCGCGACGAGGAAAAGTTCCGCATACGCGACCAGAAGATCTTCAATCGGGTCACCAAGCGTATGCGCAAATGGTTCAAGGAAGTCATCTAG
- a CDS encoding FtsQ-type POTRA domain-containing protein, with product MFKRRVNKRAATARPKRGQACKGSLDAQRVARRRPAVKTDKPLNTAARSLARTLAWGLGIVLLVSAALLTGWGLLSTSRALAVQRADVKGTDHLSRLDVLQAAEVGSHSNLLALPVGEIAQRVKALPWVSDASVRRQFPGTVIIEVSERRPALLALVEGRIVYLDRELRPIAAHDKRALPDLPVITGLSRADLAAPDDEALGLIAAGRAALAALPPQDLRPGGGLSEMHLDRVWGVSLVFNGLPPVVRLGFKNFPRRLMRLGRVKADLARRGELGRARLIDMEPRGRVVVRLGREKA from the coding sequence GTGTTTAAGCGGCGGGTCAATAAGCGCGCCGCCACGGCGCGGCCCAAGCGCGGCCAAGCCTGCAAGGGCAGTCTGGATGCCCAGCGGGTGGCCCGGCGGCGTCCGGCCGTGAAGACCGACAAGCCGCTGAACACGGCGGCCCGCTCCCTGGCCCGCACTCTGGCCTGGGGCCTGGGCATCGTGTTGCTGGTCAGCGCGGCCCTGCTCACCGGCTGGGGGCTGTTGTCCACCAGCCGGGCCCTGGCCGTGCAGCGGGCCGACGTAAAAGGCACCGACCACCTGAGCCGCCTGGACGTTTTGCAGGCCGCCGAGGTGGGCTCGCACAGCAATCTGTTGGCCCTGCCGGTGGGTGAGATCGCCCAGCGGGTCAAGGCCCTGCCCTGGGTCAGCGACGCCTCGGTGCGCCGCCAGTTCCCGGGCACGGTGATCATCGAGGTCAGCGAGCGGCGGCCCGCCCTGCTGGCCCTGGTGGAAGGCCGGATCGTATACCTGGACCGCGAGCTGAGGCCCATCGCGGCCCACGACAAGCGCGCCCTGCCCGACCTGCCGGTGATCACCGGCCTGAGCCGGGCCGACCTGGCCGCGCCCGACGACGAGGCCTTGGGCCTCATCGCGGCGGGCCGCGCCGCTTTGGCCGCCCTGCCGCCGCAGGACCTGCGCCCCGGCGGCGGCCTAAGCGAGATGCACCTGGACCGGGTGTGGGGGGTGAGCCTGGTGTTCAACGGCCTGCCCCCGGTGGTGCGTTTGGGCTTCAAGAATTTCCCCCGGCGGCTCATGCGCCTGGGCCGGGTCAAGGCGGACCTGGCCCGGCGGGGCGAACTGGGCCGGGCCCGCTTGATCGATATGGAGCCCCGGGGCCGGGTGGTGGTGCGCCTGGGGCGGGAGAAAGCATGA
- the ftsZ gene encoding cell division protein FtsZ, producing the protein MSMEIQMIDNLDGSAKLRVVGIGGGGNNALNNMITAGLKGVEFIAANTDLQALEHSKARVHLQLGQNLTRGLGAGADPEVGRQAALEDRDKIKELLSGSDMVFVTAGLGGGTGTGGAPVIAEVAKEVGALTVAVVTKPFDFEGKRRLVQAENGVEELKKVVDTLIVIPNIRLRSLAPKNARFADMLQKADEVLLYAVRGISDLIITPGLINLDFADVRTVMSEMGVALMGTGEASGDDRALQAATRAINNPLLEDITIDGARGVLVNITASDEITIDEVSEASTFIQEAAHEDANIIWGTVIDKSLNESMRVTVIATGIGQMEETCKVQRVAVGGGSAELDISEIDENNVRKFRRGSVSSRGASSPGPRQGSAGRDSNDLDWPAFLRRQAD; encoded by the coding sequence ATGAGCATGGAAATCCAAATGATCGATAACCTCGACGGCAGCGCCAAGCTGCGTGTGGTGGGTATCGGAGGCGGCGGCAACAACGCCTTGAACAACATGATCACCGCGGGTCTCAAGGGCGTCGAGTTCATCGCCGCCAACACCGACCTGCAGGCCCTGGAGCATTCCAAAGCCAGGGTCCATCTCCAGCTGGGCCAAAACCTCACCCGAGGTCTGGGCGCCGGCGCCGACCCCGAGGTGGGCCGTCAGGCCGCCTTGGAGGACCGCGACAAGATCAAGGAGCTGCTATCGGGCAGCGACATGGTCTTCGTCACCGCGGGCCTGGGCGGCGGCACGGGCACCGGCGGCGCGCCGGTGATCGCCGAGGTGGCCAAGGAAGTTGGCGCGCTCACCGTGGCCGTGGTCACCAAGCCCTTCGACTTTGAAGGCAAGCGGCGGCTGGTACAGGCCGAGAACGGGGTGGAGGAGCTCAAAAAGGTGGTGGACACCTTGATCGTGATCCCCAACATCCGCCTGCGCTCCCTGGCCCCCAAGAACGCCCGCTTCGCGGACATGCTGCAAAAGGCCGACGAGGTCTTGCTATACGCGGTCCGGGGCATCAGCGATTTGATCATCACTCCGGGGTTGATCAACCTGGACTTCGCCGACGTGCGCACCGTGATGAGCGAGATGGGCGTGGCCCTGATGGGCACCGGCGAGGCCAGCGGCGACGACCGCGCCCTGCAAGCGGCCACCCGGGCCATCAACAACCCCCTGTTGGAGGACATCACCATCGACGGGGCCCGCGGGGTGTTGGTCAACATCACCGCCAGCGACGAGATCACCATTGACGAGGTGAGCGAGGCCAGCACCTTCATCCAGGAGGCGGCCCACGAGGACGCCAACATCATCTGGGGCACGGTCATCGACAAGAGCCTGAACGAGAGCATGCGCGTGACGGTCATCGCCACGGGCATCGGCCAGATGGAAGAGACCTGCAAGGTCCAGCGCGTCGCCGTGGGCGGCGGCTCGGCCGAGCTGGACATCAGCGAGATCGACGAGAACAACGTGCGCAAATTCAGGCGCGGCAGCGTTTCCTCGCGGGGAGCTTCCTCCCCCGGACCCCGGCAGGGGAGCGCGGGCCGCGACAGCAACGACCTGGATTGGCCCGCCTTCCTTAGAAGGCAGGCCGACTAG
- a CDS encoding DUF2080 family transposase-associated protein: MNQLKRKPASLEPRPLKTGLPDQVHVKFEVFGQEMIEKEVKRSSNSGRVYLPSEWVGKSVKIIRVD; this comes from the coding sequence ATGAATCAGCTCAAAAGAAAACCAGCCAGCCTCGAGCCCCGTCCCCTGAAGACGGGCCTACCCGACCAGGTCCATGTGAAGTTCGAAGTGTTCGGACAAGAGATGATCGAAAAAGAAGTCAAGCGCAGCTCCAACTCCGGGCGGGTGTATCTGCCCTCGGAGTGGGTGGGCAAAAGCGTGAAGATCATCCGCGTGGACTGA
- a CDS encoding phosphodiester glycosidase family protein — MLRIVSMALVPLLAGLLAGSGALWAAEPAKPPALEWRTLAPGLEFALSEELAPARSGSSLLALLRVDPGRYAFRVLAAPEGEDGQTAEQWLEQSKALAVFNAGLYTPDGKHLGYLMADGKCLSPMVPQQDGLFLAGPRDQEHLPARIIDLRYTSFDPKFSPYTQAAQSLMLLDRFGQVRVRRSPKVASRTALASDNEGRILVVVSEGGHTLWELAQALKNSGLGLREVMTMDGGAESQLEVRWGDFSYAHYGRPIPGGDLPWLRRSLPAALAVFPKK, encoded by the coding sequence ATGCTTCGCATCGTTTCCATGGCCCTGGTTCCCCTGCTGGCCGGGCTGCTGGCCGGCTCCGGGGCTCTTTGGGCTGCCGAGCCCGCCAAGCCACCGGCCCTAGAGTGGCGGACCCTGGCCCCGGGCCTGGAGTTCGCCCTTAGCGAGGAGCTGGCCCCGGCCCGCAGCGGCAGCTCCCTGTTGGCCCTTTTGCGGGTGGACCCCGGCCGCTACGCCTTCCGCGTCCTGGCCGCCCCGGAGGGCGAGGACGGACAGACCGCCGAGCAGTGGCTGGAGCAAAGCAAGGCCCTGGCCGTATTCAACGCCGGGCTCTACACCCCCGACGGCAAGCACCTGGGCTATCTCATGGCCGACGGCAAGTGCCTGAGCCCCATGGTGCCCCAACAGGACGGCCTGTTCCTGGCCGGCCCCCGCGACCAGGAGCATCTCCCGGCCCGCATCATCGACCTGCGCTACACCTCCTTTGACCCCAAGTTCAGCCCCTACACCCAGGCGGCCCAGTCCCTGATGCTCCTGGACCGTTTCGGCCAGGTGCGGGTGCGCCGCTCGCCCAAGGTGGCCAGCCGCACCGCCTTGGCCAGCGACAACGAGGGGCGCATCCTGGTGGTGGTCAGCGAAGGGGGCCACACCCTCTGGGAGCTGGCCCAGGCGCTGAAGAACAGCGGCCTGGGGCTCCGCGAGGTGATGACCATGGACGGCGGGGCCGAGTCCCAGCTGGAGGTGCGCTGGGGCGACTTCTCCTACGCCCACTACGGGCGGCCCATACCGGGCGGCGACCTGCCCTGGCTCAGGCGCTCCTTGCCCGCGGCCCTGGCCGTGTTCCCCAAAAAATAG
- the murC gene encoding UDP-N-acetylmuramate--L-alanine ligase yields MYQRHQRIHFVGIGGIGMSGIAEVLINLGHRVSGSDLKESDTTRRLAELGAKISLGHHGDQVEGADVVVVSSAVHEDNPEVIGARERLIPVIPRAEMLSELMRLKYGIAVAGAHGKTTCTSLVATLLAAGGLDPTVVVGGKLAALGSNARLGSGEFLVAEADESDGSFTRLTPVVVVVTNVDREHMEHYGADDVLDEAFVEFMNKVPFYGAAILCLDDNRLAGLIPRVNKRTVTYGLSSQADVQARDLKPDGLGCSFALYLRGEAAGRVSLPLPGRHNVQNALAALAVARELGVDLAKAMPALGEFEGVGRRFEAKGTTPSGTLVVDDYGHHPSEIKATLAAARECWPDKRLVVAFQPHRYSRSRDLFDEFTTAFYGADELLVLDIYAAGEAEDPSVSAEAMAEAIRAHGHRSVEYVGGKEKAAQRLGKLLGEGDVLLTMGAGDVWRLGEEMVTGHDA; encoded by the coding sequence ATGTATCAACGGCACCAGCGCATCCATTTCGTGGGCATCGGCGGCATCGGCATGAGCGGCATCGCCGAGGTGCTGATCAACCTGGGCCACCGGGTGAGCGGCAGCGACCTCAAGGAAAGCGACACCACCCGCCGTCTGGCCGAGCTGGGGGCCAAGATCAGCCTGGGCCACCACGGCGACCAGGTGGAAGGGGCCGACGTGGTGGTGGTTTCCTCGGCGGTGCACGAGGACAACCCCGAGGTGATCGGGGCCCGCGAGCGCCTCATCCCGGTGATCCCTCGGGCGGAGATGCTCTCCGAGCTGATGCGCCTGAAGTACGGCATCGCGGTGGCCGGGGCCCACGGCAAGACCACCTGCACCTCCCTGGTGGCCACGCTCCTGGCCGCCGGCGGCCTGGACCCCACGGTGGTGGTGGGCGGCAAGCTGGCCGCCCTGGGCTCCAACGCCCGCCTGGGCTCGGGCGAGTTTTTGGTGGCCGAGGCCGACGAGAGCGACGGCTCCTTCACCCGGCTAACCCCGGTGGTGGTGGTGGTCACCAACGTGGACCGCGAGCACATGGAGCATTACGGGGCGGACGATGTCCTGGACGAAGCCTTCGTGGAGTTCATGAACAAGGTGCCCTTCTACGGCGCGGCCATCCTGTGCCTGGACGACAACCGCCTGGCCGGGCTCATCCCCCGGGTGAACAAGCGCACCGTTACCTACGGGCTCTCCTCCCAGGCCGACGTGCAGGCGCGGGACCTGAAGCCCGATGGCCTGGGCTGCTCCTTTGCGCTCTATTTGCGCGGCGAGGCCGCCGGGCGGGTGAGCCTGCCCCTGCCCGGCCGCCACAACGTGCAGAACGCCCTGGCCGCTCTGGCCGTGGCCCGCGAGCTGGGGGTGGACCTGGCCAAGGCCATGCCCGCCCTGGGCGAGTTCGAGGGGGTGGGGCGCCGCTTCGAGGCCAAGGGCACCACGCCAAGCGGGACCCTGGTGGTGGATGACTACGGCCATCACCCCAGCGAGATCAAGGCCACCCTGGCCGCGGCCCGCGAGTGCTGGCCGGACAAGCGCCTGGTGGTGGCCTTCCAACCCCACCGCTACAGCCGCTCGCGCGATTTGTTCGACGAGTTCACCACCGCCTTCTACGGCGCGGACGAGCTCTTGGTGCTGGACATCTACGCCGCCGGCGAGGCCGAGGACCCCTCGGTGAGCGCCGAGGCCATGGCCGAGGCCATCCGGGCCCACGGCCACCGCTCGGTGGAGTACGTGGGCGGCAAGGAAAAGGCGGCCCAGCGCCTGGGCAAGCTGCTGGGAGAGGGCGACGTATTGCTTACCATGGGCGCGGGCGACGTTTGGCGCCTGGGCGAGGAGATGGTGACGGGCCATGACGCCTGA
- a CDS encoding DUF2080 family transposase-associated protein, giving the protein MSQSDKSSPRGKPEPGDIAPDSRHKAKFEVFGEEMIEKEVKQSGNSGRVYLPPEWVGKNVKIIRID; this is encoded by the coding sequence ATGAGTCAGAGCGACAAAAGCAGCCCCAGGGGCAAGCCCGAACCCGGCGATATCGCCCCCGACAGCCGCCACAAGGCCAAGTTCGAAGTCTTCGGCGAGGAGATGATCGAAAAGGAGGTCAAGCAGAGCGGCAACTCCGGCCGGGTGTACCTGCCGCCGGAGTGGGTGGGCAAGAACGTCAAGATCATCCGCATCGATTAA
- the murG gene encoding undecaprenyldiphospho-muramoylpentapeptide beta-N-acetylglucosaminyltransferase, which translates to MSATVLIAGGGTGGHLFPGMAVAGRMLAQRPGLELAFVNAGRPLESKALAAAGYEQEVLPAKAFRGKGLMSRLSALAVVPGSVLRAMGLISRRKPGLVLAVGGYAALPLGLAARLKGVPLAVQEQNAVPGLTNQVLGKAAKKIFVAFEAAAKHFPAGRSVFTGNPVRPELIAQAEAQERAATGERFTVLVIGGSQGAASLNRAVMGALEILGERTKRMFFIHQTGERQAEEVRDAYAKAGVAAEVAPFFPEVGRCYGQAHLVLCRSGAGAVSEGLATGRAMLCVPYPFAAGDHQMLNALALVEQGAARLIPDAELTPERAASEIAGLMDDPSALAAMESKARELARPDAAQDIATACLALMEEAA; encoded by the coding sequence TTGAGCGCCACGGTGCTCATAGCCGGGGGAGGCACCGGCGGGCATCTGTTCCCGGGCATGGCCGTGGCCGGCCGGATGCTGGCCCAACGCCCCGGCCTGGAGCTGGCCTTCGTGAACGCCGGGCGGCCCCTGGAGAGCAAGGCCCTGGCCGCGGCGGGCTACGAGCAGGAGGTGCTGCCCGCCAAGGCCTTCAGGGGCAAGGGGCTCATGAGCCGCCTGTCCGCCCTGGCCGTGGTGCCGGGCTCGGTGCTCCGGGCCATGGGGCTCATCTCCCGGCGCAAGCCAGGCCTGGTGCTGGCGGTGGGGGGCTACGCGGCCCTGCCCCTGGGCCTGGCCGCGCGCCTCAAGGGCGTGCCCCTGGCGGTGCAGGAACAAAACGCGGTGCCCGGCCTGACCAACCAGGTCTTGGGCAAGGCGGCCAAGAAGATCTTCGTGGCCTTCGAGGCGGCGGCCAAGCACTTCCCGGCCGGGCGCTCGGTGTTCACCGGCAACCCGGTGCGCCCCGAGCTCATTGCCCAGGCCGAGGCCCAAGAGCGTGCGGCAACGGGAGAGCGCTTCACGGTGCTGGTGATCGGGGGCAGCCAGGGCGCGGCCAGCCTGAACCGCGCCGTTATGGGCGCGCTGGAAATTTTGGGAGAGCGCACCAAGCGCATGTTTTTCATCCACCAGACCGGCGAAAGACAAGCCGAAGAAGTGCGCGACGCCTACGCCAAGGCGGGCGTGGCCGCCGAGGTGGCTCCCTTCTTCCCCGAGGTGGGGCGCTGCTACGGCCAAGCCCACCTGGTGCTCTGCCGCTCCGGGGCGGGCGCGGTGAGCGAGGGGCTGGCCACCGGCCGGGCCATGCTCTGCGTGCCGTACCCCTTCGCGGCGGGCGATCACCAGATGCTCAACGCCCTGGCCCTGGTGGAGCAAGGCGCGGCGCGGCTCATCCCCGACGCCGAACTGACCCCCGAACGCGCCGCCAGCGAGATCGCCGGGCTCATGGACGACCCCTCGGCCCTGGCGGCCATGGAATCCAAGGCCCGCGAGCTGGCCCGGCCCGACGCGGCCCAGGACATCGCCACGGCCTGCCTGGCGCTCATGGAGGAGGCGGCCTGA
- a CDS encoding CZB domain-containing protein: MGWINRMGLKGKLATIFVGVTLLIAFCGMAGATIIFFNIRTTATDLRNHELPLLEAASRAVVDLYRLRVRTLRYLGGWHEDGAEQNTVAVSRYWESVDQALRHMGHELAALREGREAPHAQELKNLLDRADREAEQLKQQQRQFFALQSARNRLMVRPEPGEPPLPVGQFLQGAMLNHLIWTGQLKQAVENRTPFRGELDPRKCAYGKWYYNASIAAPKLKDILGRAEGVHQETHQVAARINALLAKGGDSLGLAEQMHQAQALSSQLIQVLREAQTYAELRYNSLSGERVKLEKTISITSEAFAGTVRALKKGTMALIDSASLRSVHTVNSATMSFGIIILGAVLLSLWLGRWFSMNLLKVVRSTNQALESAAQKDLTGHIPPEILARGDELGHMAMNAQQMTDILAVTANEVAAASHTVASSAAQISQGNQDLSERTQQQASAIEETASALEEMTSAVKLNAANGQQANHLAHQAAERAQEGGQVVQHTIKAMDEVSQASAKIADIISVVNDIAFQTNLLALNAAVEAARAGEAGRGFAVVAGEVRNLAQRSAQAAKEIQGLIGDSTSKVEQGEELVQQSGKLLEEIIAKVQEVADTMAEISAASSEQAQGIDEINRAVAQMDQSVQQNAALVEEAASASESMAAVAEELRLQMAQFKVQGAEAAPAPTPAPRPANPQPDAAQRPAKGNRPAKGEDFFGDDDLKGFEEF, encoded by the coding sequence ATGGGATGGATCAACCGAATGGGCCTCAAAGGCAAGCTGGCCACCATCTTCGTGGGAGTGACCCTGTTGATCGCCTTCTGCGGCATGGCCGGGGCCACCATCATCTTTTTTAATATTCGCACCACGGCCACCGACCTGCGCAACCATGAGCTGCCTCTTTTGGAGGCGGCCAGCCGCGCGGTGGTGGACCTCTACCGCCTGCGGGTGCGCACCCTGCGCTACCTGGGAGGCTGGCACGAGGACGGCGCCGAGCAAAACACCGTGGCGGTGAGCCGCTACTGGGAAAGCGTGGACCAGGCCCTCAGGCATATGGGCCACGAGCTGGCTGCCCTGCGGGAAGGCCGCGAAGCCCCCCATGCTCAGGAGCTCAAGAACCTTTTGGACCGGGCCGACCGCGAGGCCGAGCAACTCAAGCAGCAGCAGCGCCAGTTTTTCGCCCTGCAATCGGCCCGGAACCGCCTGATGGTCCGGCCGGAGCCGGGCGAGCCGCCCCTGCCGGTGGGGCAGTTCCTGCAAGGGGCGATGCTCAACCATTTGATCTGGACCGGTCAGCTCAAGCAGGCGGTGGAGAACCGCACCCCCTTCCGGGGGGAGCTGGACCCCCGCAAATGCGCCTACGGTAAATGGTATTACAACGCTTCCATCGCCGCCCCCAAGCTCAAGGATATCCTGGGCCGGGCCGAGGGAGTGCACCAGGAGACCCACCAGGTCGCGGCGCGCATCAACGCCCTGCTCGCCAAGGGTGGGGACAGCCTGGGGCTGGCCGAGCAGATGCACCAGGCCCAGGCCCTCTCCAGCCAGCTCATTCAGGTGCTGCGCGAGGCCCAGACCTATGCCGAGCTGCGCTACAACTCGCTTAGCGGTGAGCGGGTCAAGCTGGAAAAGACCATCTCCATCACCTCGGAGGCCTTCGCCGGCACGGTGCGCGCCTTGAAAAAAGGCACCATGGCCCTCATCGACTCGGCCAGCCTGCGCTCGGTGCACACGGTCAACTCGGCCACCATGAGCTTCGGAATCATCATTCTGGGCGCGGTGCTATTATCCCTGTGGCTGGGGCGCTGGTTCTCCATGAACCTGCTCAAGGTGGTGCGCTCCACCAACCAGGCCCTGGAAAGCGCGGCCCAAAAGGACCTCACCGGCCATATACCGCCAGAGATTCTGGCCCGGGGCGACGAGCTGGGCCACATGGCCATGAACGCCCAGCAGATGACCGACATCCTGGCCGTGACCGCGAACGAGGTGGCCGCCGCCTCTCACACCGTGGCCAGCAGCGCGGCCCAGATAAGCCAGGGCAACCAGGATCTGAGCGAGCGCACCCAGCAACAGGCCAGTGCCATCGAGGAGACGGCCAGCGCCCTGGAGGAGATGACCAGCGCGGTCAAGCTGAACGCGGCCAACGGCCAGCAGGCCAACCACCTGGCCCACCAGGCGGCCGAGCGGGCCCAAGAGGGCGGCCAGGTGGTGCAGCACACCATCAAGGCCATGGACGAGGTGAGCCAGGCCAGCGCCAAGATCGCCGACATCATCAGCGTGGTCAACGACATCGCCTTCCAGACCAACCTGTTGGCCCTCAACGCGGCGGTGGAGGCGGCCCGAGCCGGCGAGGCGGGGCGCGGCTTCGCGGTGGTGGCCGGCGAGGTGCGCAACCTGGCCCAGCGCAGCGCTCAGGCGGCCAAGGAGATTCAGGGCCTCATCGGCGACAGCACGAGCAAGGTGGAGCAAGGCGAGGAGCTGGTGCAGCAGAGCGGCAAGCTCCTGGAAGAGATCATCGCCAAGGTGCAGGAGGTGGCCGACACCATGGCCGAGATCTCGGCGGCCAGCAGCGAGCAGGCCCAGGGCATCGACGAGATCAACCGGGCCGTGGCCCAGATGGACCAGTCGGTGCAGCAGAACGCGGCCCTGGTGGAAGAGGCGGCCAGCGCCTCGGAGAGCATGGCCGCCGTGGCCGAGGAGCTGCGCCTCCAGATGGCCCAGTTCAAGGTGCAAGGCGCCGAGGCGGCCCCGGCCCCCACCCCGGCTCCGCGTCCGGCCAATCCCCAGCCCGACGCGGCCCAGCGCCCGGCCAAAGGCAACCGCCCGGCCAAGGGCGAGGATTTCTTCGGCGACGACGATTTGAAGGGCTTCGAGGAATTTTAA
- a CDS encoding GNAT family N-acetyltransferase produces MNLRAMKSEDLAEVKRIQGHVTRHEVPQPWMDMLAKHVDNEYRLGFVAEKNGSVVGFILGEIKIGHFGTDLSGWLELVGVEPGEMGAGVGAALAEKLFATLAERGVANIYTTVRWDSGDMLAFFKKLGFDRSNFINLRMMK; encoded by the coding sequence GTGAATCTGCGCGCCATGAAATCCGAGGACCTGGCCGAGGTCAAGCGCATCCAAGGTCATGTGACCCGGCATGAGGTCCCCCAACCCTGGATGGACATGCTGGCCAAGCATGTGGACAACGAGTACCGCCTGGGCTTTGTGGCCGAAAAGAACGGCTCGGTGGTGGGCTTCATCCTGGGCGAGATCAAGATAGGCCATTTCGGCACCGACCTCTCGGGCTGGCTGGAGCTGGTGGGAGTGGAGCCGGGCGAGATGGGCGCCGGAGTGGGCGCCGCCCTGGCCGAGAAGCTCTTCGCCACCCTGGCCGAGCGCGGCGTGGCCAATATCTACACCACCGTGCGCTGGGACTCCGGCGACATGCTGGCCTTTTTCAAGAAGCTCGGCTTCGACCGCAGCAACTTCATCAACCTGCGCATGATGAAATAG
- the murB gene encoding UDP-N-acetylmuramate dehydrogenase: MTPELKEQIIARLGARARFGEPMSRHTTWGVGGPAWCLARVRGADEAAWLVTACDAAGVACKPLGRGSNLLVGDQGYPGVMIRLGGELGKLILEGPVMRAGGGAPLPGAVRLAARQGLAGLEWAAGIPASLGGAVATNAGAHGGDMAELTSTVSLLLPSGEVVVKPGNELPAGYRRRGLPPGSMVLGAELRLKPSTASEVERRRKALLALRSTRQPIRARTAGSVFKNPPGDHAGRLIEAAGLKGLAVGDAVVSRVHANFIENRGRASAGDILSLINTVAIKVMEAFGVRLEPEVEVLGV, translated from the coding sequence ATGACGCCTGAGCTCAAAGAGCAGATCATCGCCCGCCTGGGGGCGAGGGCCCGCTTCGGCGAACCCATGAGCCGCCACACCACCTGGGGCGTGGGCGGCCCGGCCTGGTGCCTGGCCCGGGTGCGCGGCGCGGACGAGGCCGCCTGGCTGGTCACCGCCTGCGACGCGGCGGGCGTGGCCTGCAAGCCCCTGGGGCGCGGCTCCAACCTGCTGGTGGGCGACCAAGGCTATCCCGGCGTGATGATCCGCCTGGGCGGCGAGCTGGGCAAGCTGATCCTGGAGGGCCCGGTGATGCGGGCCGGGGGCGGCGCGCCCCTGCCCGGCGCGGTGCGCCTGGCCGCGCGCCAGGGCCTGGCCGGCCTGGAATGGGCGGCGGGCATTCCGGCCAGCCTGGGCGGCGCGGTGGCCACCAACGCCGGGGCTCACGGCGGGGACATGGCCGAGCTGACCAGCACGGTGAGCCTCCTGCTGCCCAGCGGCGAGGTGGTGGTTAAGCCTGGCAACGAGCTGCCCGCTGGTTACCGCCGGCGCGGCCTGCCTCCGGGCAGCATGGTGCTGGGCGCGGAGCTTCGGCTCAAGCCTTCCACCGCCTCCGAGGTGGAGCGCCGCCGCAAGGCGCTGTTGGCCCTGCGCAGCACCCGCCAGCCCATCCGGGCGCGCACCGCGGGCAGCGTGTTCAAGAACCCGCCGGGCGACCACGCCGGGCGGCTCATCGAGGCGGCGGGCTTGAAGGGCCTGGCCGTGGGCGACGCGGTGGTCAGCCGGGTGCACGCCAATTTCATCGAGAACCGGGGCCGGGCCAGCGCGGGCGATATCCTCAGCCTGATCAACACCGTGGCCATCAAGGTCATGGAGGCCTTCGGGGTGCGCCTGGAGCCCGAGGTGGAGGTGTTGGGTGTTTAA